A DNA window from Stigmatella aurantiaca contains the following coding sequences:
- the tssG gene encoding type VI secretion system baseplate subunit TssG, translating to MASEERLPDAFVEPARHLAEEAPHVGFFQLVSYLERLTASGAARVGSIGPVNEEMIRFRHDPSLGFSSGDVSGVTLRQVPVRAEDPFSRRPLFEVVTHFLGLTGSVSPLPLYIAEEIAQEDPDHAVRREFLDLFHHRLLSLLYRIESKYRITSEANSDNTDQWSRRLLALAGFDTYEGGHTGKLSTRRLLRIVPLLASRARTADKLEAALEDVLGKELEGARVRVEQFVGRWVDIDARLQLGRRNHMLGKNTVLGGKAYDRMGKIKIHIEPLPTTVYRRMLPGGDLLPQAREVVKLFLKDPLEYEFELGLTEGVTQTFHLLTLQAAQLGRDTWLGKGKQVRLSIPVT from the coding sequence ATGGCTTCCGAGGAACGGCTCCCTGACGCTTTTGTAGAACCCGCCCGCCACCTGGCCGAGGAAGCCCCGCACGTGGGCTTCTTCCAGCTCGTGTCCTACCTGGAGCGGCTGACGGCCTCCGGGGCCGCCCGCGTCGGCAGTATCGGCCCGGTGAACGAGGAGATGATCCGCTTCCGGCATGATCCCTCCCTGGGATTCTCGTCGGGGGACGTCAGCGGCGTGACGCTGCGGCAAGTGCCGGTCCGCGCGGAGGACCCTTTCTCGCGGCGCCCCCTGTTCGAGGTGGTCACCCATTTCCTTGGACTCACGGGCTCCGTGAGCCCCTTGCCGCTGTACATCGCCGAGGAGATTGCGCAGGAGGATCCGGATCACGCCGTTCGCCGGGAGTTCCTGGACCTCTTCCATCACCGGCTGCTATCCCTGCTCTACCGCATCGAGTCCAAGTACCGCATCACCAGTGAGGCCAATTCCGACAACACCGATCAGTGGTCGCGGCGGCTGCTGGCACTGGCGGGCTTCGACACGTACGAGGGGGGCCACACGGGCAAGCTCTCCACCCGGCGGCTTCTGCGAATCGTGCCGCTGTTGGCCTCCCGTGCGCGGACGGCCGACAAGCTGGAGGCGGCGCTGGAGGATGTGCTGGGCAAGGAGCTGGAGGGGGCACGGGTCCGGGTGGAGCAGTTCGTCGGCCGCTGGGTGGACATCGATGCCCGGCTGCAACTTGGCCGCCGCAACCATATGCTCGGGAAGAACACCGTGCTGGGGGGCAAGGCTTATGACCGGATGGGGAAGATCAAGATTCACATCGAGCCCCTTCCCACCACCGTGTACCGGCGGATGCTCCCCGGAGGGGACCTGTTGCCTCAGGCCCGGGAGGTGGTGAAACTATTCTTGAAGGATCCCCTGGAGTACGAGTTCGAGCTGGGGCTGACAGAGGGCGTCACGCAGACGTTCCACCTCTTGACCCTCCAAGCCGCGCAACTGGGGCGGGACACCTGGCTCGGAAAAGGCAAGCAAGTGCGCCTCTCGATTCCCGTCACCTGA